One genomic window of Stigmatella ashevillena includes the following:
- a CDS encoding PE-PPE domain-containing protein, with the protein MGIDKVGGGGSSSSASSRPSVSEAKTSSPTTPSAPPSKPPDAVLKSASVQGWTGQSSFAAAQTPVVPPGVATAGANLRAAAQSGTAATEPPIPSNTGTVQVRGNTMTDVQKTEAGALRIDSSAPPSTYDGMYVGADGYAYPPDKFDVTQVPPFQPSNPVASPTPTTYFTNGINTPPAGAISGAQALANHTGTNVVPIYNATEGQNNDVFQTGQDRINWGDNKAVNTLANAISADLEAGRKVNVVGYSQGGAIVSHALNKVDQRIIDSQGGWISNLPVFGDGNRQAREQILSNVNVVGIAGAGKNFPAGPQYNFYVNKQDPVPNWLGVHEPNGVPDTVTNVLTGSSPLLWAINGGGAGFNAPGAQIHTFDDPAQGWPSNHGLDTYFRHIQTQ; encoded by the coding sequence ATGGGCATCGACAAGGTCGGTGGTGGCGGTTCCAGCAGCAGCGCTTCGAGCAGGCCCAGTGTCTCCGAGGCCAAGACCTCTTCGCCCACCACACCTTCGGCGCCCCCCTCCAAGCCTCCCGATGCCGTTCTCAAGTCCGCCTCCGTCCAGGGGTGGACCGGCCAGAGCAGCTTCGCCGCAGCCCAGACCCCCGTGGTGCCTCCGGGCGTTGCCACCGCAGGGGCCAACCTGCGCGCCGCAGCCCAGTCGGGCACCGCCGCCACGGAGCCGCCCATTCCCAGCAACACGGGCACCGTGCAGGTGCGGGGCAACACGATGACCGATGTGCAGAAGACAGAGGCCGGTGCGTTGAGGATTGATTCCTCCGCGCCGCCCAGCACGTATGATGGCATGTACGTCGGTGCGGACGGCTACGCGTATCCGCCGGACAAGTTCGACGTGACGCAGGTGCCGCCCTTCCAGCCCTCGAATCCTGTCGCGAGCCCCACGCCCACCACGTACTTCACCAATGGCATCAACACCCCTCCGGCGGGGGCGATCTCGGGGGCGCAGGCGCTCGCGAACCACACGGGCACCAACGTAGTGCCCATCTACAACGCCACCGAGGGCCAGAACAACGACGTCTTCCAGACGGGGCAGGACCGCATCAACTGGGGTGACAACAAGGCCGTGAACACGCTCGCCAACGCCATCTCCGCCGACCTCGAGGCCGGGCGGAAGGTCAACGTGGTGGGCTACAGCCAAGGCGGCGCCATCGTCTCGCATGCCCTCAACAAGGTGGACCAGCGAATCATCGATTCCCAGGGGGGCTGGATCAGCAACCTGCCCGTGTTCGGGGATGGAAACCGCCAAGCGCGCGAGCAGATCCTGAGCAACGTCAACGTGGTGGGCATCGCGGGGGCGGGCAAGAACTTCCCGGCGGGGCCGCAGTACAACTTCTACGTGAACAAGCAGGATCCGGTCCCCAACTGGCTCGGCGTGCACGAGCCCAACGGCGTCCCAGACACCGTCACCAATGTGCTCACGGGGTCCTCCCCATTGCTGTGGGCCATCAACGGAGGTGGGGCGGGCTTCAATGCCCCGGGGGCTCAGATCCACACCTTCGATGACCCGGCCCAAGGGTGGCCCAGCAACCACGGGCTCGACACTTACTTCCGGCACATCCAGACGCAGTAG
- a CDS encoding DUF1349 domain-containing protein, translating to MGSKRFERRTILGAGVGALLVPTIAEKAVAAPSAGKGAGTTMEDGIWLNEPKVWKRADGILEVTTDKSTDFWRETHYGFTRDSGHFLGVRTGASFTAQLRVEAAYEQLYDQAGIMVRVDNRRWVKAGIEMSDGQAMLSSVLTNSKSDWATGPYAHDSRSFWMRATVAKGVLRLQVSADGKTWPLVRLAPFPEAASYQVGPMCCTPERAGLSVRFSEFRLTPPLGKDLHDLT from the coding sequence ATGGGCTCGAAGAGATTCGAACGAAGGACAATCCTCGGCGCGGGTGTGGGTGCATTGCTGGTGCCGACGATCGCCGAGAAGGCCGTGGCCGCGCCATCGGCTGGCAAGGGAGCGGGAACGACGATGGAAGATGGAATCTGGCTGAACGAGCCGAAGGTATGGAAGCGAGCCGATGGCATCCTCGAGGTGACGACGGACAAGTCGACCGACTTCTGGCGTGAGACCCACTATGGCTTCACGCGCGACTCCGGCCATTTCCTGGGTGTTCGCACGGGCGCCAGCTTCACGGCGCAGCTTCGCGTCGAGGCGGCCTATGAGCAGTTGTATGACCAAGCCGGCATCATGGTGCGCGTCGACAATCGGCGCTGGGTCAAGGCGGGCATCGAGATGTCCGATGGCCAGGCGATGCTCAGCAGCGTGCTGACGAATAGCAAGTCGGATTGGGCGACGGGGCCCTATGCACACGACTCCCGCTCGTTCTGGATGCGCGCGACGGTGGCCAAGGGGGTGCTGCGCTTGCAGGTGTCGGCCGATGGCAAGACGTGGCCGTTGGTCCGGCTCGCGCCCTTCCCGGAGGCCGCGTCCTATCAGGTGGGACCGATGTGCTGTACGCCAGAGCGGGCCGGGCTGAGCGTCCGGTTCTCGGAGTTCCGCCTCACGCCTCCGCTCGGCAAGGATCTGCACGACCTGACCTGA
- a CDS encoding PEP-utilizing enzyme produces the protein MPDGEQKAGETQRMIRRLRTFIGYREYPKYGIVNRYFLYKQALLEEAGRLVRANVLHEPEDIYALTFQELREAVRTHTLDDPIVSKRKAEHERHRKLTPPRVLTSEGEIVAGAYKRADLPADALVSLPVSAGVVEGRARVLSDMADAELEAGDILVTTFTDPSWTPLFVSIKGLVTEVGGLMTHGAVIAREYGLPAVVGVGNATRLIKDGQRIRVHGTDGYVEILA, from the coding sequence GTGCCGGATGGGGAGCAGAAGGCCGGGGAAACGCAACGGATGATCCGTCGGCTCCGGACCTTCATCGGCTACCGCGAGTATCCGAAGTACGGCATCGTCAACCGCTACTTCCTCTACAAGCAGGCCCTCCTGGAAGAGGCAGGGCGGCTTGTGCGAGCCAACGTGCTCCATGAGCCAGAAGACATCTACGCCCTCACGTTCCAAGAGCTGCGCGAAGCCGTGCGCACTCACACGCTGGATGACCCGATCGTCAGCAAGCGGAAGGCCGAGCACGAGCGCCACCGAAAGCTGACGCCACCGCGGGTCCTCACGTCCGAGGGGGAGATCGTCGCAGGTGCGTACAAGCGAGCCGATCTTCCCGCCGACGCCCTTGTCAGTCTTCCCGTCTCCGCGGGCGTCGTCGAGGGACGGGCCCGCGTCCTCTCGGACATGGCTGATGCCGAGCTGGAAGCGGGGGATATCCTGGTCACCACCTTCACGGACCCGAGCTGGACGCCCTTGTTCGTGTCCATCAAGGGCTTGGTGACCGAGGTGGGGGGGCTGATGACCCATGGCGCGGTGATCGCCCGGGAATACGGCTTGCCAGCGGTCGTCGGCGTGGGGAACGCGACCCGGTTGATCAAGGATGGGCAGCGCATCCGCGTGCATGGAACCGACGGATACGTAGAAATCCTGGCCTGA
- a CDS encoding PEP/pyruvate-binding domain-containing protein, with the protein MPDGFCVSTEAFKRIMGAAPTIGDLLDRLALLKAEDRESIRELAAAIRGVIEGIAIPEDIQESITRFLARLGEQEAYAVRSSATAEDLPEASFAGQQDTFLNVIGKPAILNHISRCWASLFTERAVAYRLQHGFDHRKVHMAVVVQKMLLPQAAGILFTADPVTANRRVASIEAGFGTSSRGLAAGSSSKGDRRPRRRNRSCWNA; encoded by the coding sequence GTGCCGGATGGCTTCTGCGTCTCGACCGAAGCCTTCAAGCGGATCATGGGCGCAGCGCCGACGATTGGCGACTTGCTCGACCGGTTGGCGCTGCTGAAGGCCGAAGATCGCGAGTCGATCCGGGAGCTTGCCGCGGCGATCCGCGGGGTCATCGAAGGGATCGCCATCCCTGAAGACATCCAAGAATCGATCACCCGTTTCCTCGCCAGACTCGGGGAGCAAGAGGCCTACGCCGTGCGGTCCAGCGCGACGGCGGAGGATCTACCGGAGGCTTCCTTCGCGGGCCAGCAGGATACGTTCCTGAATGTCATCGGCAAGCCGGCGATCCTGAATCACATCAGCCGGTGCTGGGCCTCGCTCTTCACCGAGCGGGCAGTCGCCTACCGCCTCCAACACGGTTTCGACCACCGCAAGGTCCACATGGCGGTGGTGGTGCAGAAGATGCTCCTCCCGCAGGCGGCGGGCATCTTGTTCACGGCCGATCCCGTCACTGCAAACCGGAGGGTGGCATCGATCGAGGCTGGCTTCGGAACTTCGAGCCGGGGGCTGGCCGCCGGAAGTTCGAGCAAGGGCGACAGGAGGCCTCGAAGAAGGAACAGGAGCTGCTGGAACGCTTGA
- a CDS encoding DUF1318 domain-containing protein, producing the protein MKHCGLLLLAALAAPGCIRAPEIVMVDRATALEEQASGSFQDVERRLARSGMSPAPVPLTPNQLEELGLQPTPLVENMGKTQADRVDELLRRHCVGEGRDGLLVDTRRSCQAGRLSADDVSLVERVNRARLQLWHWMQTVRPGAPEESLRQRWRQLHAEGVVCGGWVESEDGTWGEKKC; encoded by the coding sequence ATGAAACACTGCGGGTTGCTGCTGCTTGCCGCCCTCGCCGCTCCCGGGTGCATTCGCGCTCCGGAGATCGTCATGGTCGATCGCGCGACAGCGCTCGAAGAACAGGCCTCGGGCTCGTTCCAGGACGTGGAGCGGCGGCTTGCTCGCTCGGGCATGAGCCCGGCGCCGGTGCCGCTCACGCCCAACCAATTGGAGGAGCTGGGGCTCCAACCCACGCCGTTGGTCGAGAACATGGGCAAGACGCAGGCGGACCGCGTCGACGAGCTGCTGCGGCGCCACTGCGTGGGCGAGGGGCGGGACGGGCTGCTCGTGGACACCCGGCGCAGTTGTCAGGCCGGACGCCTGTCGGCCGATGACGTCTCCCTGGTGGAGCGAGTGAACCGGGCCCGGTTGCAACTCTGGCATTGGATGCAGACGGTCCGCCCCGGCGCGCCGGAAGAGTCCCTGCGGCAGCGTTGGCGACAGTTGCATGCGGAGGGGGTGGTTTGCGGTGGCTGGGTCGAGTCTGAGGATGGCACCTGGGGAGAAAAGAAGTGCTGA
- a CDS encoding DUF2381 family protein, with protein sequence MFQPFTPRFALASLLVGITAAVQAAPAGRSVVLTGKAGESPLIYVAPGAVTAILLGAPIVRESVQVEGRARFAVFEVSDQGVTLSPAVALGTDERLELRVPYSEGSPASVVFLLTGQPGMADGLVNVSRPQQTVEACRVELSATRERCEAQTKELEALKARPAALSPAAVALAGFVNEKGMRGREFRRECRKTREGELRPVMCWSLGGTTWSVVVLEVSNTGAEPWAPEWAEVTPAGGEPRRARAVLPLQAAITPGSVVSMAVEVEMPKRQKPEDWLSAPHTVRVCNGDGSRCLSMPEVTL encoded by the coding sequence TTGTTCCAACCGTTCACACCACGTTTTGCGCTCGCTTCCTTGCTGGTGGGCATCACCGCGGCGGTACAGGCCGCGCCCGCAGGGCGCTCCGTCGTTCTCACAGGCAAGGCGGGCGAGTCTCCGCTGATCTACGTCGCGCCTGGCGCCGTCACGGCGATCCTGCTGGGCGCTCCGATCGTGCGTGAGTCTGTCCAGGTGGAGGGCCGTGCCCGGTTCGCCGTTTTCGAGGTGAGTGATCAAGGCGTGACGCTCTCGCCCGCCGTGGCGCTCGGGACTGACGAACGGCTCGAGCTGAGAGTCCCCTATAGTGAGGGCTCGCCCGCAAGCGTCGTGTTCCTACTCACCGGGCAGCCGGGCATGGCGGATGGATTGGTCAACGTGAGCCGCCCGCAGCAGACCGTCGAGGCGTGCCGCGTGGAACTGTCCGCCACACGCGAGCGGTGCGAGGCGCAAACCAAGGAGTTGGAGGCGTTGAAGGCACGGCCCGCAGCCTTGAGCCCGGCCGCCGTGGCGCTCGCGGGCTTCGTGAACGAGAAGGGCATGAGGGGAAGAGAGTTTAGGCGCGAGTGCCGCAAGACACGCGAGGGTGAACTTCGCCCCGTCATGTGTTGGAGCCTCGGGGGGACAACATGGAGCGTGGTTGTCCTCGAAGTGAGCAACACCGGGGCGGAGCCGTGGGCGCCCGAGTGGGCCGAAGTAACTCCCGCAGGAGGGGAGCCGCGCCGCGCTCGTGCGGTACTCCCCTTACAGGCAGCCATTACCCCGGGCAGCGTGGTGAGCATGGCCGTCGAGGTGGAGATGCCCAAGCGTCAGAAGCCCGAAGACTGGCTGAGCGCGCCGCACACGGTGCGGGTGTGCAACGGTGACGGGAGCCGCTGTCTGTCCATGCCCGAAGTGACGCTGTAG
- a CDS encoding serine/threonine protein kinase: MFADFDPLDLKPGQMVSDWRIVRRIGRGGYAVVYEVEKDCQRFALKLACQTERSLDPKQTDARARREAACLQQLNHRHIIRMLGQGRWPGALSGFHYIVLEFVDGYTLARWVERTHPTPHEVVVLFLKLFDALEHMHARGVFHRDLSLRNIMVAKDGEPVIIDFGAADYATAEELTDGPLPPGTPRNRSPEAQGFWEANRLKASARYAFKATDDIFALGANLYDVLTDPTPEHSEGRPVLNSMLITPPTPHRATQGRVPVELSAYAMTLISRDLEVRPATAKDARRLLADLARVEGTDWHEFPFHPASALLPREPAEEEPVSVEAREADAAPVPHAAGVAAQGNPRRAGMRPVFVAPLVLSVFAALVAVSLLHRPAQPPASNTLAEKPTSRPAQLASPRPTQKEASPSVKLPDDSTTLTNGAPNPPQVQKANRRRLLSKAERCALLVASVAWFQAGCPGVQTRPAPETCPDGAIKAMEELDWEVGTYGPFILLDVTKGSDEESREQPLTVWKDGPVTGALIDPEGKAPAGMRVDGHLWTTGDRIYGRYLRAHLPGGRTVPICLELVDGSTDLGLPKQKGSKPGHTVGDKASSTLAAERWR, from the coding sequence ATGTTCGCGGATTTTGATCCCTTGGACCTCAAGCCCGGCCAGATGGTGAGCGACTGGCGCATTGTCCGACGCATCGGAAGGGGCGGGTATGCCGTTGTCTACGAGGTGGAGAAGGACTGCCAGCGCTTCGCGCTCAAGTTGGCGTGTCAGACAGAGCGCAGCCTTGATCCGAAGCAGACGGACGCGCGCGCACGCCGAGAGGCCGCCTGTCTCCAGCAACTCAACCACCGCCACATCATCCGCATGTTGGGGCAAGGCCGGTGGCCGGGTGCGCTCTCAGGCTTCCACTACATCGTTCTAGAATTCGTGGACGGTTACACACTCGCCCGCTGGGTCGAGCGGACCCACCCTACCCCGCATGAAGTCGTCGTCCTGTTTCTCAAACTGTTTGACGCTCTAGAGCACATGCACGCGCGAGGCGTCTTCCATCGGGATTTGAGCTTGAGAAACATCATGGTCGCCAAGGACGGCGAGCCGGTGATCATTGACTTTGGAGCGGCGGACTACGCGACCGCCGAAGAACTGACGGACGGGCCGCTCCCGCCTGGAACGCCGCGCAATCGCAGCCCCGAGGCTCAAGGTTTCTGGGAAGCAAACCGCCTCAAGGCCAGTGCCCGTTACGCCTTCAAGGCGACGGACGATATTTTCGCGCTCGGTGCCAACCTCTACGACGTGCTGACGGATCCCACACCGGAACACAGCGAGGGGAGGCCCGTGCTCAATAGCATGTTGATAACCCCTCCCACCCCGCACCGGGCAACCCAGGGGCGCGTTCCGGTGGAGTTGAGCGCCTACGCGATGACGCTGATCAGTCGCGACCTGGAGGTGCGGCCCGCGACGGCGAAGGATGCGCGGCGACTGCTGGCAGACCTGGCGCGCGTCGAGGGGACCGATTGGCACGAGTTCCCCTTTCACCCGGCATCCGCGCTGCTACCGCGAGAACCCGCCGAAGAGGAGCCGGTGTCAGTCGAAGCGCGAGAAGCGGATGCAGCGCCCGTGCCTCATGCCGCGGGGGTTGCTGCACAGGGCAACCCGCGCCGTGCGGGAATGCGTCCGGTGTTCGTCGCGCCACTGGTGCTCTCGGTCTTCGCGGCACTCGTGGCCGTCTCCCTGCTCCATAGGCCAGCGCAACCCCCAGCCTCCAACACTCTGGCCGAAAAGCCGACAAGCCGCCCCGCTCAGTTAGCCTCGCCTCGCCCTACCCAAAAGGAGGCGAGCCCTTCCGTGAAACTGCCCGACGACTCCACGACTCTCACCAACGGTGCACCCAACCCGCCGCAGGTCCAGAAGGCCAACCGTCGGCGGTTGCTCTCGAAGGCTGAGCGGTGCGCGCTGCTGGTGGCCTCTGTCGCGTGGTTTCAAGCAGGCTGCCCCGGTGTGCAGACGCGCCCGGCTCCCGAGACGTGCCCCGACGGAGCCATCAAGGCGATGGAGGAGCTAGATTGGGAAGTGGGCACCTATGGGCCCTTCATCCTGCTGGACGTGACCAAGGGGAGCGATGAAGAGTCGCGCGAGCAACCGTTGACCGTATGGAAGGATGGGCCCGTCACGGGTGCGCTGATCGATCCAGAAGGAAAGGCGCCTGCGGGGATGCGGGTAGATGGGCACTTGTGGACGACGGGAGATCGCATCTACGGCCGTTACCTCCGTGCCCACCTTCCGGGCGGGCGCACCGTGCCGATCTGCCTCGAACTGGTAGATGGTTCGACGGACTTGGGCCTGCCCAAGCAAAAGGGATCGAAGCCCGGCCACACCGTAGGAGACAAGGCGTCTAGTACGTTGGCCGCTGAGCGGTGGAGGTGA
- a CDS encoding serine/threonine protein kinase, whose protein sequence is MATSRQPWNVPGVILFSHGDLSYEVDLSHPLVEELAQSRLGERTVPAFERTEKKRLREVIVRSLPPTSSDEPETLARMRARLREEAHLATYLQYPRIARILGPYEVHGVLYIVSDRVEGTSLNTLLTYSQMRGKFLSPAFCLYVGAEVAGALHNAHTCKGENGAPLGIVHRDLNPARIFLEPEGGVILTDFARARSLLPGRVATTLPRPQGDVFYCSPEALLCEETDPRSDLFSLGLVLLELATWRHLYSMAHLRPSDLEKTLTKKAKAQVLDAAITAMEAELPGHAEDCILRAATFTRQDVDEITEPLAHPLRSIIRKLIQRNPEDRYPSAADVEADLRAGLAALGTPYGPKEALDEVLISLTGASMNRGVLGPTTDSPLLADMVADEDILTERGGTP, encoded by the coding sequence ATGGCTACTTCTCGGCAACCCTGGAACGTCCCGGGGGTGATTCTCTTCTCTCATGGCGATCTCTCGTATGAGGTGGATCTGTCGCATCCGTTGGTCGAAGAACTGGCGCAATCCAGGCTTGGGGAAAGAACCGTCCCAGCCTTTGAACGCACCGAGAAGAAGCGCCTACGGGAAGTCATCGTCCGCAGCTTGCCGCCGACGTCGTCAGACGAGCCCGAAACGCTGGCCAGGATGCGCGCACGGCTCCGGGAAGAGGCGCACCTCGCCACCTACCTGCAATACCCGAGGATCGCCCGCATCCTCGGGCCCTACGAGGTCCACGGCGTTCTCTACATCGTGTCTGACCGTGTAGAGGGCACCTCGCTCAACACGCTGCTCACCTACTCGCAGATGCGCGGGAAGTTCCTGTCCCCGGCGTTCTGCCTCTACGTGGGCGCCGAGGTCGCGGGCGCCCTGCACAACGCGCACACTTGCAAAGGCGAGAACGGCGCTCCGCTGGGCATCGTTCATCGGGACCTGAACCCCGCCCGCATCTTCCTGGAGCCAGAGGGAGGGGTGATTCTAACGGACTTCGCCCGCGCGCGCTCCCTGCTCCCGGGCCGAGTGGCAACGACGCTGCCGCGCCCTCAGGGCGACGTGTTCTATTGCTCCCCCGAGGCGTTGCTCTGCGAGGAGACGGATCCGCGCTCGGATCTGTTCTCGCTGGGGTTGGTGCTGCTGGAACTGGCCACTTGGCGCCACCTCTACAGCATGGCCCACCTACGGCCCAGCGACCTGGAGAAGACGCTAACGAAGAAGGCCAAGGCGCAGGTTCTAGACGCTGCGATCACGGCCATGGAGGCAGAGCTACCGGGCCATGCGGAAGACTGCATCCTACGGGCTGCCACGTTCACCCGGCAGGACGTGGACGAGATCACCGAACCTCTGGCGCATCCGCTCCGCTCCATCATCCGCAAGTTGATCCAGCGGAACCCGGAAGATCGCTATCCGTCGGCGGCTGACGTGGAAGCCGATCTGCGGGCGGGCCTCGCGGCGCTGGGAACCCCCTACGGGCCCAAGGAAGCGCTAGACGAGGTTCTGATCTCGCTGACAGGGGCCAGCATGAACCGGGGCGTTCTCGGGCCCACGACCGATAGCCCGTTATTGGCCGACATGGTGGCGGATGAGGACATCCTTACCGAGCGGGGCGGGACCCCCTAA
- a CDS encoding helix-turn-helix domain-containing protein translates to MRPLEETEKERARLRQVGRAPTVGWWVRDRVEMVLLASDGWSAPCIARHPAVSAATVRRVVRAFRSHRLEALERKLPGPAANERNQRRVQQALAKLLEQPRAWNSRQLSQVLEAHGIQLGPRQVRRYLNAMGARWRRTQLSLRHMQRTEEVERAKRRLLTLKKRPELRG, encoded by the coding sequence ATGAGGCCGCTGGAGGAGACCGAGAAAGAGCGTGCGCGGCTGAGGCAGGTGGGCCGCGCGCCCACAGTCGGCTGGTGGGTCCGAGACAGGGTGGAGATGGTGCTGCTGGCCAGTGATGGCTGGAGCGCACCGTGCATCGCCCGCCACCCGGCAGTCAGTGCTGCCACGGTGCGCCGAGTGGTCCGGGCCTTTCGTTCTCACAGATTGGAAGCCCTGGAGCGAAAGCTCCCGGGGCCTGCGGCCAACGAACGGAACCAACGCCGGGTGCAGCAGGCCTTGGCCAAACTGCTGGAGCAACCCCGCGCTTGGAACTCCAGGCAGCTGTCTCAGGTATTGGAGGCACACGGCATTCAGTTGGGCCCTCGGCAAGTCCGGCGCTACCTCAACGCCATGGGGGCGCGATGGCGACGCACCCAGCTGAGCTTGAGGCACATGCAGCGTACCGAAGAGGTCGAGCGCGCCAAGCGCCGTCTGCTCACACTCAAAAAAAGGCCCGAGCTTCGAGGGTAG